AAATCCCTCCCACAAAACGACCCGGATTTAATATCCATCTGGGATCTATTTTTTGCTTGATATCCAAATGAAGGGTATGAAAGAAGTCTTTTCTTCCCCATGTTTCAAATTGCTTCCTGAAAGACAGAGGAGCATGGGTAACGATAAGATACCCCTGCTTGCTTTCCGACAACCGACGCCAAGATTGCAGCAGCTGGAAAATTTTTTCCGTACCGGAATCCTTGATATAAACTTGAGTAATTCCGGTTCCAGCAGAACCGTGAACCATTGCCTCTATTTCCTTTTCAAGAACCATCCTGTGAATTTCAACAATGGTTTGGGGAACATCAGCAAGCCAAGTGCCTATCTTCAATCCAATCACAGAATCATCTTCTGGGCGACTAGATATGGGAGGAAGCTGCGAAAATGATTTCCACCAGTTCCTTGCTTCCTCTGTTTTTTTAAGATCAATGAAATACAAATCGGAGTCTAGATGGGATTTCAGCCATTTTTCCTGATAGGCCACAGATTTCTCTACATCCTCAAAGGATATCAGTAAACAGTAATCTTCAGTGAAGAAATATTTTTTGGATAGTATAGGATTTAAAATCTCCAAGGAAGACGGTTCAATCTGTGAGTCCAAAATCAGTTGGCAAAGAACTGCAAGAGGCTCGATTCCATTTTTCGAACCAATGACAACGAGACTTTCTGCCGGAGGAATAGGGCGCAGCTTCAAAGTAATTTCCGTTATCACCGATAAGGTTCCCATGGCCCCAACAGACAACTTATTCATGTCATAACCCGCAACGTTTTTTACAACCTTCGCGCCTGTGCGAATGATCTTCCCGTCCGGGTAAACATGTCTCATAGCAATCACATGATCTCTT
This genomic interval from Microaerobacter geothermalis contains the following:
- a CDS encoding FAD-binding oxidoreductase, encoding MGIASMSLEECKKKLMSMVSEEDVTELEVPSVYGNDGRIIVYPNEEKQVKELLHFAHQHHLTVIPEGGGSKKGMGGINETADILLSLKKMKGIVDHSAADLIVTVRPGTTLEDIQRQLGEKGQMIPLDPPWPQYSTIGGIVSSNASGPKRMRYGSARDHVIAMRHVYPDGKIIRTGAKVVKNVAGYDMNKLSVGAMGTLSVITEITLKLRPIPPAESLVVIGSKNGIEPLAVLCQLILDSQIEPSSLEILNPILSKKYFFTEDYCLLISFEDVEKSVAYQEKWLKSHLDSDLYFIDLKKTEEARNWWKSFSQLPPISSRPEDDSVIGLKIGTWLADVPQTIVEIHRMVLEKEIEAMVHGSAGTGITQVYIKDSGTEKIFQLLQSWRRLSESKQGYLIVTHAPLSFRKQFETWGRKDFFHTLHLDIKQKIDPRWILNPGRFVGGI